TGGTATTAAAATACTTGTTCGATTTCTGTTATCCCGGGAACTTCAGCGATTAATGCACGTTCAATTCCAGCTTTTAAAGTGATGGTAGAACTAGGACAGTTCCCGCATGCACCCATGAG
This Virgibacillus phasianinus DNA region includes the following protein-coding sequences:
- a CDS encoding NifU family protein — translated: MQEQVQEVLNKLRPFLLRDGGDVELIDVDENGIVLLRLMGACGNCPSSTITLKAGIERALIAEVPGITEIEQVF